The genomic region TCCTGGTCTTTTCAAGGCACTGAGGACCCCACGTGTAACTGGGGAAGCTGAGGAACAAAAGCTCCCTAAAGGGCAACAGTTCAGACACGCTTTTGGTCTGCTCACATTGTTCTCCAGTCCCTCGATGACTTCGATGCCATTGTTGCTGAGGTACAACTCACGCAAATTCACCAAGCTCTGCAGCCCCTCGATCTTGGTCAGACGGTTACTCTGAAAGTGTAACAGCAGTTAAAGTTCActcaaaaaacataaaatataagcgagtcactggaggaaaagtatttttctaaagCATGGATGGGAAGGGAAAATAGTCCGCTTGGCTTCCCATTGATCCTGTGTGCTCAGTTTGTTGGATCTTTCTGCCACTGTGCTCAAGGAAGTTCCAGAAGAGCCAGAGTCTCCAAGTTTAGTAGAGTCAGATCCTGACATTCCCATTAGAAGTTGTAGCCTGAAAGTTTTCTACTTGGTCTATTTAGAGACAAGTCCATGCATTGATAGCATTCATTTTGTAGGTCTTGTTAATGGAATGGTCCTAAAGGAAGTTGCATGACTTCAGCCACGATACACACTGCTATATACAGCTCTGTAAATCCTATAAAATGAGATGCCTACAGGTACTGCAACACATAGCAAGTAACACTTATCAGAAATAATTGTAAGAGATACCAGAATGTACTCGCTTTGTCATGTATTTATCCCACCCTCTAGAAAAGACTGGAACATTCCCCTAGCTCATTAAGGGCACATTTCATTTAGCACAAGCTTATTCACATTTCCCctctcttcaggcagaaggcagcgaCACTGAGCCACTGCCACTATGTGCACTTCCCTGGCATAACTCACTTGATGTTACTCTGCAGTACCTCAGGAAGGGATTGGCGGATAGCACTCATTTCCTGTCCTCTCTCAGGAAAaccaaacatttgttttatcaTTTTAGCAGTGTCAATCTCATTTAGCACcaaagaaaagacaagaaaagcCAGCACAAAATATCTCACTCCATTCCAATAAAGCAGTTTGACCCAGACACCAGAGACCCACTGATTCCACAGATCTTACTGTAAGTTATGAGGTTGTTCACAGAACAGGGGTGTTCAACGCGTAACGACACGGAGCACAATCAGTACCTGTATGCTGAGCACAGTCAAGTTCGTCAGTGCATCCAAGTTCTGGAGCTTGCTGATTTTATTCTTTCCAAGGAACAGACTGTCGAGGTTAGTCAAGGCATCAATGTTTTCAATGGCCTGCAAAATGACCAAAGGAGACAGCGTTGCTGGGATGCCAAACTGCAGCCTGTAGACGCGGCTGGCGTTGTACAGCTTCAACCTGTGCAGCTGCACTCCGCTGCAAGACAAGCCTGCCAGTTCCAAACACAAACTGTGCACAAGGTAGGGCCTCCCTCAAAGAGCAGGATAAGCACAGTGACAGCGAGCCTCAGCCTGTGACAGCTGGCTCGCAGCATTATTGTTTGCTGACTTTCAGCAGGGGTCACATCCCTGTCACATCACTTTGTCCTCTGTTGCCACCACCGTCCCGGCCAGAGAAGAGAACGAACAGGCACAAGGAGCACTGAAAGGGACATTCCCTGGGCATGAGGTGTTTCCAGGGCACAGACACTCATTGAAGAGGCGAACGTAGCTGTCACCGGTGAATGGAAGGACTCTGGgaacagaaaatgtaattcCCAAATTTAGTCCTGACCATCCAGGATTAAAGCAGTCGGAGCCAAGCTGCTCCACGTATCAGTTTCTCCGTCATAAGCAAGGTTATCTGTCTGATGGGCATATCCAGATAAGGATGACACAAGGTGTTAATACATTTAACTACAGGCTACATATTCATGCTACAGGCAGAACATACAGGTACCAAGTTAAGCGATATATGCCTGCTAAATACACACACTACTGACAGAACATATACACTGCACAAATTCAAGTCCCGAGCTCAGCTGTCCATGGGAGAAAAGACCTCTGTGAGGCATCAAAACGAACCATTCTTTGTTTACAAAGGAAAGGGCACcagaaagcatgaagaaaagagaaaaaaaagacatggcAAGAAAAGGGGAGAAGGATGGATTTAGAAAAGGCTCctgtaaaaaggaaataaaatgctttttttttttcccccaggggacagccagaaaaaaaagaaaagaaaataggtgCTGTTAAAAAGATGggaatttaaaaaacagatttcagctcacagaaaagcagcaacatGAATATAGATACACACACATGGCTGTGCATCTGTGGTTAAGTATCTTGTGACACCTCAGCTTTTCTCCATCCTTCTTGCCTGGTGATTCCAGAGACTAACAGTGCTGGTGTGACAGGACACCAAGCCCTAGCACCCCGTAGTTTTCTGCGTGCGCACGCTTCTGGGCAAGGGAAGGCAGAGGAAGAGGGACAAGTGCACACAACGCATTACAGGTAAGCTCTGGAAAGGAAAGCTTTTCAACCTCTATCCCAGAATTGCCAACAGATTCAATGTAAGTTGTTTTATCAGCTCATATTTGGACTCACCCTCCTTCTAGCCTGTGGACTTACCCCTGCTTTGGCCTTGCAagaaaataatagatttttttctcattggtagctcccccagccctgaaGAGGAAATACTTGTGATTCTGAGGGTATTGAGaagaaataatcagaaaaaaaaaaaaagctatttaaaagctataaaaaaGCCACGCTAAAGTGAGAGTATGAAACAGATgggcatgaggaaaaaaaacttgGGAACAAATAAAGTGCTCGCCTTGTAGTTGCCTCAGTCCaactttggaaagaaaagcatgaaagtGCATTAGCTCAGGCATAAAATTATGTTTCCTCACCATTCACATAAAAAGGACAGAGCTATGAGTGCTTAATAAGTCATGACAGACTCCAGGGTAAGTGTGCACCAAGAGGTTAGAGTTTTGCAGCAAAACAACTACGCCAGCATTACTGCAGGAGCTTTCATGTGCAGGGTATGAACTTACCAGGCACCCCAAAACCAAGAAGGCTGCCTGAACAGACAGCCCATAGGCTTTTGTACTACGGAGTTAAGGATATGCCCACCATGGAGCCAAGCTATCCTGCTGGCAGGAAACTATCAAAAGAGTTCTGAGTTCTAGGCATCCTCAAATAAcaagatgtttttttcatgCCTACCCTAGACATTACTGGGTTTCTCACTCCAGTAAAGCAGCCAGAagcacagagcagtgctgcCTGAAGAAGCCAGAACAGAATTAACAtagaaatgctaaaaataatttAGCTGTGTTACCCATACAGTgggataacttttttttaaaaacatgcacagCCTCAGTgctgcaaaaatacatgtaaaataaatgcaactttgttctttaaaatataattttaggCTTGATAACACTGGTGGCGATATACCACCTCAGTGTCCATACAGAAATctagctggatttttttttccacacaaggTAATGATGTTCAGATATGGAATGTAACAGTTTTAACCcagcttttgaaatgaaagattAAGTGTGCTTAGCCTATTACATTTCTGAATACAGAAACTGCATCCCCCTAGGTCACGTTCCCCAGCCTATGCAAGCTGTAAGGTTCCTAGTTGTTTATTTGGCTGATGTTCTCCCACTTGGGATTTATTCCCATAAGTAATTTAGTTTCCAAACTAGTAACTTCTTAGATAGAAAAGTCAGTCCAGTTTAGCTTtaggggaaaaatgttttttttttttccagttcataaAAGCAGCAAACATTTCTGCCTTAAAAGGCTGTTTATAACAGCTTATGTTTCCTCCTTCCTAGAAAGTTAAGTGTGCTTCCACAGCGGTTGCAATGTAGAGGACAAACAGgtattttcttcatctgctcCTTCAGCATAACAAATAGTTTTTCAGTGACTGTAACTGGGGAGCGTCAGCTTACATAATTTTCAGATGGGAAAAATGCTTATTTGTAACCATTATTTTCTAAAGTATACATAATTAAAGAAGTTTCTAAAGAATTTGTTTACTTTGCACATTGTAAGTCTCGTGTGTTGCCTGTTTCACCAATTCTCTTATGAACTGGGCAAGATGCAGAAAAGCGTGCCTTATGGAGAGCAAAGACTACTCAGAACTGCTTCCCTTTAAGTGGCACAGACTTTAAATCAGCAGAGCCAGAGAGGTCACTAACTGAACCATAAGACAAAGCACTCAGCAGTGGAGTATCAGTTTTTTGAGGCACTTCAGAGTAAAGTCAAGAAAGATCTTTTTCCTGAGGGAGACTGACAAAATTATCAATTATACAATACGAATCTCAAACTGCAATTATGTTTGAACTCCATAGTGCCAGCCTCTAGGAAGGTAAGAGAAAGCAGTAACTGCTGGTTTTGATAGGCTTGGCTCTCTGTCAAGAGGAAACTGTCATCTGCAAGAGGCCACACACAGGGGATGCATTAAAGAGAGATTCATCAATAGTAGTTTAGTAGCCAGGCGCTACATGCATACATGATTAAAGAATTCAGCAGGCGCAGCAAACAAGCAACTACACATTAAATGACCAGaacaataaaaacagcaaaactgcaAGTAAAAGTCAATGCATTGCACTTTCGAAAAGGGCTAATCCCAAGCCAAAGAGCTCAAAACTCTTCAGCTAACATCCTGTACAGCAAGCCTACCCGAATTCGATTGGATCCCAACTCTAACATCTGTAACAGCTGCAAGTGGCTCAAATTCTCAATTTTGGCGATTTTGTTGTTGACAAGGAAGAGTTTTTTAAGTTGGGTAAGCCGATCTAGTCCTTCAATGTGTCGCAGAACATTAAACGAGATGTCCAGGATCCtgaggtaaaacaaaacaaaggtcTCTTCAGTCCAGGAGGCACAAACGATTCCAGAAGGGACATTTGTAAATCGGTGCTGAACCTCGCTACCTACAGAAGCACTTTGCTAGGCCCTGAGTCACAAGCGGTGTTtctttattcagaaataaatataacttttaaaatacttccatagaataacagaggaaaaaatacatatgtaaCACACGAAGGATAGACCTTATTTTTTGCCCAGTTGTGGACCTGCCACTCTTAGCCAACCTTCAGTACTGCACAGCCTGTAGGAAATGCACGGCCCTAAAAGATCGGCCTCTCTGCAGACAAGGCCAGGGCCTCCCCTAAGCATGAAGCAGTTGCAACTGCAGGAAGTAGGTCACTCCTCCTCAACCCCAGTGGAAACAGTTTCATGATCAAGGACCAGTGCCAGAAGCTAGGAGGAGCACTGTTCCTTCCCCATGTCTCCCACAAAACATCAAGTCTCTTGTCATTTCCCACAGGAAGGTCAGCCTGCTGCACGGAGCTCTCACCAGCAATACCAAGGGATGCCCGAGTGCTTCTGTACCCGGAGAGAAGCTGCAACCACCTATCGTTCTTACTGTCTTACACACCATGCATTTCACATCCAGCTGACTGTCCCTGTTGAGCTCCAggataatgaaattattttaccCCACAGGTTAAACACCAAGGGAGAACAGACCTTGTCCTTCACAGAGCACCCAAACAAACTACGAGAAGGGTCTGAGTGGTAAAGACTGGAGTTAAGTGCAGCACGTGTAACTCACTGAGTGGCAAAACACCCTCAGGCTAACCCCAGTGATTCCCTGTGACTCACTCAAGTTCTGTTAGAGCCTCCAGGTTCTCAATCTTCCGAATCTGATTGTCGTAGAGATCCAGCTCCCGCAAGGTCTGCAATTGCTCCAGGTTCTCAATGCGCTTAACCAAGTTCTGACGCAGACACAGAGTCTAAGAGTtgaagaaaagtttaaaaacaaaaagattagTAGATACAAATGACAGTGTGTAATGCCTCTTGGCATACAGAGGGTGAGTTTTTGGGGTTATCCATAAAGTTTTGTGgattatttgtttctgttttctttttaattgaatttttcctgttttcttccaaCACTACGACAGGAAAGCTTTTTACCATGAAGGTGGTCGGACACCAGAACAGGGCCCCAGAGAGACCGTGTAATTGTAATGTCATCTTGGAAATATTCAAGAGCTCAACTGGACAAGGCCTTGAGCAACATGCTCTAACTGgacctgctttgagcagggagtTACTAGGgacttccagaggtcctttccagtCTAGAATATTCTATGTTAAGCCTGTGCAAGTACAAAATGCATCTCTTAGAATCAACTCTGATGTGTTCTCTCTCATTCACTTCCAAAACCAACTTGCAAATCCCCGGCATTTTTATTCCTACTCGACAAATGGGTCAAGCATAAGGTGAACTCATTAGGATCTCAGCCAAAGAGAGACTCGATGTTTGTTCTCTAATGGATTACACGTGCAAAACGTCCAGCTCTGAGACACATTCTCTGTTCCTTAGGACCGCTACCTTCACTTTCTTGAGCACCTCAAATCCTTCGATTTTTCCAATTCGGAAATGATTCAGGTCCACATCCTGAAAGAGAAACGGAGGTCAGAGGGATTCAGCAAGTGTTTCAGAACACTCTTCAAGACTAATCTGGTACTTTGTTGTAAGCAAAATTGTAGACTTACAAAATTCATGGCTCATAAAAACTTCCCTTTAAAGCGCTTGTGAAAATTTGTTTTGGAAGATATTTCCACCAAAGGTGAAGTATGGGGCCTAAGCTTATCAGCTGCAACGGCAGTATCTGGGAAAGTGCCGCAGCCCTTTCCTGAGTCTCTGCTTTGTTTCACCAATAGGGGActtctttttccctccagtAAATTTGGAACTTACCGAGAAACATAAATTCTGTTGTCTGGCTTGAATAAACTACTGCACAAAGTTCTCCTTCCCACTTTGCTAGGGTGTAACTGGAACACACCTCGCTATTTCCAGTTCCAGGCCTCAGGTGAGTAAGAACCACTGGTAGTTCAAACAATCTGGTGGTTCTGTGAACAGAACTCGGCACTAGCAAACAGCTAAAGCACTTCCCATCTATGCTGCTCAGCCCCAGATGCTCTGGTTTTCCAGGTCAACCAAAGAGACCTCCACCGCCCATGCTCAGAAATTCTCCAGTGTACAGGCTCAGGAGGCTGCCTATGCCCAGGCACAAGGCCAGTTGAGTTGCTGTCTCTTACAAATCACAGGTCTGACTGCAGCAACCACTTCATTTAAGATTCTCACAAGATCTCGTACCCCATCAGTGACACTTGCAGCATAGCCCCACTTTCAGCGTCTCCATGTTTATTGCAAAATTCAAAATGGCCCACAAAAGGTTTGGGATTTTGATCAAGAATAATACACCTCTACTTCAAGTCTAAAAGCCCTGAATCAATTCTGGGGAAGACAGAACAGCCAGCACCTTCAGAAGAACTGGAGCTCATAACCAGGTGTCGATACGTGCCTTTACTatccttttcttccctctgtgtAAAGCCCATAAGGACAAAAAGCTGCCTTTACCTCAGCTTCTGGATCCAGGTTAATTGTCTCCATGTCCACTGGTgtctctgcttctcctgcagcagaagcagacaCATTATAAAGTTCTGCTACCTGATGGCAAAAGGCAAGATGACAACAGCTAACATCCAGAGAGACAGAGGGAGCAAACACTCTCTGCAGAGGGAACACGTGCATAGTTCAGACACACTGCTGCATTAAAAATACGTTTCACCTATCTGGCTTCTCATCATGACAGCTAggcatgaaaacaaaattttaataaCAACAGAATTTCAGGACTAAGTACAGAGGACAGAAAGAACAGCCCCTTACCCAGCCTGCTTACGTGGCTGCTGAATAACGCTGGCTTCAGGTTGATCTTGGCAGGATTCTTCTTCTTTACAGTTA from Anas platyrhynchos isolate ZD024472 breed Pekin duck chromosome 9, IASCAAS_PekinDuck_T2T, whole genome shotgun sequence harbors:
- the PPP1R7 gene encoding protein phosphatase 1 regulatory subunit 7 isoform X1; translated protein: MGGKSAPKIKVETRVDKRIESEESGDEEGKKQAVCLVTDLSQQSLRDEQNGESSTGEAETPVDMETINLDPEAEDVDLNHFRIGKIEGFEVLKKVKTLCLRQNLVKRIENLEQLQTLRELDLYDNQIRKIENLEALTELEILDISFNVLRHIEGLDRLTQLKKLFLVNNKIAKIENLSHLQLLQMLELGSNRIRAIENIDALTNLDSLFLGKNKISKLQNLDALTNLTVLSIQSNRLTKIEGLQSLVNLRELYLSNNGIEVIEGLENNNKLTMLDIASNRIKKIENISHLTELQEFWMNDNLVESWSDLDELKGAKNLETVYLERNPLQKDPQYRRKIMLALPSVRQIDATFVRF
- the PPP1R7 gene encoding protein phosphatase 1 regulatory subunit 7 isoform X2 yields the protein MAAASGQGQQELMEVDKRIESEESGDEEGKKQAVCLVTDLSQQSLRDEQNGESSTGEAETPVDMETINLDPEAEDVDLNHFRIGKIEGFEVLKKVKTLCLRQNLVKRIENLEQLQTLRELDLYDNQIRKIENLEALTELEILDISFNVLRHIEGLDRLTQLKKLFLVNNKIAKIENLSHLQLLQMLELGSNRIRAIENIDALTNLDSLFLGKNKISKLQNLDALTNLTVLSIQSNRLTKIEGLQSLVNLRELYLSNNGIEVIEGLENNNKLTMLDIASNRIKKIENISHLTELQEFWMNDNLVESWSDLDELKGAKNLETVYLERNPLQKDPQYRRKIMLALPSVRQIDATFVRF